In Drosophila subpulchrella strain 33 F10 #4 breed RU33 chromosome X, RU_Dsub_v1.1 Primary Assembly, whole genome shotgun sequence, the DNA window cgccacctaccggcggtagacagatgtaagcgttatgggcgttagagtgggcgtggcaaacttttttttgggtcaatcgataggtattgatgagaacaatacatttcagttaaaatttttattctagcatcaaaactgtaggagccacagttggtgtgggcgtggcactctgctgaaacaaacttgcgctgcgtaagaagctcaggaatctgcatgccaaaacccaatagcctagctctagtttccgagatctcagcgttcatccggccggacggacagacggacagacggacaaggctagatcgactcgtctagtgatgctgatatatttatggggtcggaaacgcctccttcactgcgttgcaaacttctgactgaaatcaatataccctctgcaagggtataagtgccaaattattataaataggAAGTGCCACGAATAATACTTAGCCCGATGAGCGGCGATCCACATAATAAACCAGAAATCCAGACAAACGGTTATCTCTCATATTTCTCAACCAGTGATATAGAAGTAGAAAAAAACTTCTTTAAAGAGCAACTCAGCCCTACTGAACACTAACAGTGAAAGAGAGAGGTCTTGTTCTTACCCCAACTCCCACTTCATGGAGCTTGCAGTGTAGAACACCACCTCCAGTTTCGAGTCATAGCTCACCAGCAAAGAGCGCATTGACCTCGTTAATTTCTGCAACCGCAGCAACTGCAACACAACATCAAAGGTCACCAACAGCTTTGTCAACTTCTGCAGCTCCGATTAAAGATGCAAAACCAATTGTAAGTACTCGGGCCAATATCGGCTATAAAAAAAGCAGATCCGGCTATACAGACTGGCATGGATCGTTACATCCAAATCAAGCGAAAGCTTAGCCCACAAAATAAAATGGTCGGAAATAAACCGAAAATAAACTGCCCCAACAAAGGCAGAGAACAATCAGGGGCATATCAAATCAACAGATTCGCCCTATTGTCGGATGTTGAAAAAATTCAATCCGAACCTGAACAAGCGGTCCAGAAAAAGTCACAGCCCCCACCAAATTACATAAGGGacccaaaaacgaaaaaatgcGATATCTGTGCAAAAATCCAAACCGCAAACTACAGATGCTGCCCAGCCAATAAGGAGCTGATGAATCGGCTTTAACGAGCAAAATCTGCACGCTCCCAAAAAGAAGTACGTGCAATTTCAAGCCACATCTGACATTTTCTTTGGGAAAGCAGCCAGATCTTCATTTGGCCCTATAAACAGAAATGGGGGACTAACATACGCCAGTGCCCTGAAAACATTACTAGAAAATCCGACCAAATAATATCGAAGCCGTGTTGTTAACCTTACAACAAAGTTTGTATGTCCTTCATGAAAACAACAATACAAAACCTTACGCAAAGTCAAAACATTCTAATAAAGATGCTCGCATCCCAATAATCTAAATAATCGATGTCTTGCCTTCGAATATCTATGTGGAATGCCACCGGCGTGTCACGGCACAAGCTTGAAATATCTCAATTCTTCATTGAAAACCACATAGACGTAATGCTGCTGGCAGAAACACACCTTACAAgtgaatatatttttcaaataaaagGATACACTTCGTATTGCTCAGATCATCCAGATGGTAAGGCTCACGGCGGAACCGGAATCTTAGGCAGGGAACGCATCAAACACCACTTTCCCCAGAGGTCTGCAACAAATTATTTGCAAGCTACATCTATAATATTAGAATCAGGGAACGACAGTATTAGTTTCGCCGCAATCTACTGCCCACCGCGATTTACAATAACGGAAGGGCAATTCTTGGACTTCTACAATTCACATCGCTTTATAGCGGGAGGAGACTACAATCCAAAGCACACGCACTGGAGCTCACGACTCGTAACCCCCAAAAGAAGGCAACTAAATAAAGCAATCCTAAACTTGTGCTACACACTTGACTATGTCTCTCCTGGCAGCCCTACATGCTGGCCGCCTGACCCCAGATAAGTTCCGGACTTAATTGACATCGCTGTGATAAAGAACATCCCAAGAAATCTAATACGCTCGAAATCTCTATCGGACATATCATCGGACCACTCACCGGTGTTAATAACTCTTCTACAGGCTGACGTCGGAAGAACTAACTGGCTAAAGTACAAGAAGTACGTAAGTTCCCACATTGATCTAACCCCACAGCTCAACACCAAGAAAGACTTGAATCTTGTAcgggaaaaacaaaaatgataATTGAACTTTCAAACTGTGCAGTGGATTTTATATGCAAACTATTTAACGGGATCACAAAACTTGGGTACTTCccaaaaaaatggaaaagggGTATTGTTAAAATGATACCAAAGCCTGGGAAATAACCACACAATTCCCTCATCGTACAGACCAATAAGTTTAAGAACGTGCCTGTCCAAGTTATTAGAAAAATGTCTTCTCACGCGCATAACACCGTATCTAAAAGCCCACAATGTAATCCCGGCACGTCATTTCGGGTTTCGGGAAAGACACGGAACCATCAAGCAGGTCAACCGGATAACATCAGAAATTATTGAATATTGTGCGGTGCGATACTCCTCGATATCTCCCAATCATTTAAACGAGTTTAGCTTGAAGGCCTTATGCATACAATCATAACATTACTGCCAGAAAACACTCATAAGTTACATGAGTCGTACCTCTATCACAGAGTCTTTGCGGTAAGATGCAATGCAACAACATCCAACCAGTATACCATTGAAGCTGAAGTTCGcataaaaaacttgcgctgcgtacaaggctacggaatctcaatctaaaatcccaattctctatctttgatggttttcgagatatccacgttcatatttacggttttttgaagtttgtgggcggtttgtgggcgttaaagtaggcgtggcaaactttttgggtcaatcgataggtattgacgagagcaatacatttcagttaaaattttttctctagcatcaaaactgtaggagccacaattttgggcggtttgtgggcgttagagtgggcgtggcactctgctgaaacaaacttgcgctgcgtaagaagctcaggaatctgcacgccaaatctcaatagcctagctcttatagtttccgagatctcagcgttcatccggacagacagacagacggacagacggacatggctatatcgactcgtctagtgatcctgatcaagaatatatatactttatggtgtcggaagcgcttccttctgcctgttacatactttccgacgaatcttgtatacccttttactctacgagtaacgggtataagatTGTTCGAAAATGTGGACGACGAGGGGTCGTGACGATCGCAAACATGCTTGCACATTCGACTATATAAATACACTAcctaaaatgtttttagtcTGCCCGCTTCAtcaaaatttttaaacatttttgtattGTATTGCAGCGTGTCCATATGATCGTACCATTactgcagattttcaattcagCTGCTATTTATAGAAGTCTTCGCACTCGCCTGGTGCTCTTCGGCATtacgtggactgccgtccacagtgctTTTCTTTTCCAAGCCTATAATTGTCCGTTCATCCATTACCTTTTAGTAATTGGTACCAAAACCACACGAATCGGTATAAGAATCCATAAAAAAACtaggaagaatgctatagtcgagtgcctcgactatcagatacctgttactcagctaaagcgaccaaagggaaatggagatatgctagcagcaaagcgagattaaaatgcgccacctaccggcggaagacagatttaagcgttatgggcgttagagtgggcgtggccaacttttttttgggtcaatcgataggtattgacgagaccaatacatttcagttaaaattttgtatctagcataaaaattgtgggcgtcttaggtttgggcggtttgtgggcgtaagagtgggcgtgccatattcgcgtaacaatcttgggctgcgtacaaggctacggaatctaaaactgagatcccaattctctatctttgatagtttccgagatatccatgttcatacttacgattttttaaagtttgtgggtggtttgtgggcgttaaagtgggcgtggcaaactttttttttgtcaatcgataggtattgatgagaacaacacatttcagttaaaatttgtattctagcatcaaaattgtagaaaccacagttttgagcggtttgtgggcgttagagtgggcgtggcactctactgaaacaaacctgcgctgcgtaagaagctcagaaatctgcacgccaaatctcaatagcctagctcttatagtttccgagatctcagcgttcatccggacagacagacagacggacagacggacatggctagatcgactcggctagtgatcccgatcaagaatatatatactttatggggtcggaaacgcttccttctgcctgttacatactttccgacgaatctagtatacccttttactctacgagtaacgggtataattactctacgagtaacgggtataaaaattcattaaatattgatggaaatgaaaaaaaaatctagaatTCAAAGATGCTGATGTAGCTGTTCGACTTCTTCACAGAAGGCATTattttcaacaagtaaacaatattaaatagCTGGTATATGTTACTTTTTtccttaaataaattttttcgTTGATTTTTACTGCTTTTTTAGCAAATTAGTACTTTGCTTTTCGAGTGCTTTTGAGTGCCATCCCCAAATGGAGTCATTAtatcaaaaacaaattctttgattaatttactaaaatcGCTCATCGCAGTCTCGATGCGGTTTTGCCTTAGTTTTcagtaattttagttttaattgaagGCTTAATATAAAGTCGAACCATTTTGTTGAGCTTAGTAATAAGAATGCCCAAAAGAATGCCGAATTTTTTTCTTCGGGTTTTAAAGTACGTTTCGCGCAccaatatttgattttagtttaCCTAACAtattaaattcttttttttttattcattcccgattcttttatttctgaaaCCAAACTATTGAATGTAATATCGAAAAGAGAAATATCAACTTTTTTGGCTCTTctataaaaaattttcacaATTTCTGTCATTCATAAGGGAGGACTTAAGTATGCCTAAAGGTATGCTGAATTTCTTGTACTTCCTTCGGATgagaactaaaatatattattcaaatataaatgtagcATTCTTTTGTGATGACTTCAGAATATGTCAAATtaacattaaacaaattaaaacaatattttacaaacaatttttttctaataatttgattataagaATCTAAAGAGATAACAAGAAAAAATAGAACATTTTGTTAGgtcgattattaaataaacgttGAAGTGGGAGCCTCCGAAACGGTTCATAAATCTTAAACGACGTAATATTTTATAGTGgtgttaatttattttaatttgttttccctCATACTTAATCGTGTATGAAATTGGATTGAGTGCGTCttctagttatttttttttaaataaaaaaaccgaaaagtaCGTAACATTTTCAGATTTTGGCTTGGATTATCTATACCATataaaattccaataaattttacttttagttCGTTGAAAAGTTCAATCTTTTAAGAGAAAAACGCAAAAAACTGCATCCTTCTAACTATCCCAGGAAAGAAATTacagatttttggccaaaaaattattttaaaaaaattgtattaaaagtGTATGAAAACGTATCGCATTCTAACGACTTGATGCTGAATGTATAGGGAActtgtaaataaaattatagaaaacgcgaggacataaaaatatattttcaaaaggtCGGAGTGCTTTTAGGTCAACAGAACTCACTTCTAAAAAATTGGGAAACACAGATTTCACCATTTAAAAAGAACAATAATGTATGCatgtaattaaatatttgaatcgGATATTACTAAAGAACTGGAATTTACTTAGTGTCCAAAAACAATAGGGTGTTTTATTATCCTAAGGCTTATCACAAAATCGTGTTCCTCCAGACCAGTGGATTCCCACATTCTAAAGATACTGCGAATCTGTGTAGAGGTCACGGAACTCGAGCAACTGATCCAGCGCTGTTTCGTAATCATCCCGCTCCAAGCCAGAATTGGAGTACGCTTTCAACTTCGGAAGCTGCACGCGATGCGTCTGGGCGTGCAGGTTATCCAGGTGCTCGCCCAGCTTGGTGGAGTTCTGCAGTGCGGCCAGTATGGGTGCTGAATCAACACGCGTACCCAACTCACGTTCCGCACCTCCAAGCAATTGGAAGCCATCACTAGAGATGTTTCCTCTAAACATCTCGTAAGGAAAGGGCAACTGCGTCTTCAGCGGCAATGGGGTGGATGCAGCATTGCTGATACTGCCATGATAGCTGCACTGGTAGTACAGCTGCAGCATATGGGAGACACTATCGCAGCCATAGGCAGCCATTTGCTGTTGTTGGCCGGCCTTTTCCCTGGGGCGCTTCAAACGATTGGCGGGAATGCCACGAGCCGTCACCGATTGCATTACATAGGAGGTGCCCGGTTCGCAGCCCGGCGTAAATTGTGTGAGCAGCGCATGGTCTCCGCTCTGGTCTAGAAACTCTATAAGATCCTGCCCCTCttttaatccaaatggcaAAGCCATTCCTGCGGCAGTCATCCTCCGTCCCGAAGGAGAAACACGCTCGCAGAAGCGTAACAACGACTCGGGCGTTTGCCGCAGGCGGTAACCCAAGGTGGCGGTGTCCAAAAAGGCAGCAAGCAGCGCCGATGTTTGGTAGAGATTATCTGCCTGCCACTGGAGTCCCGGCAGTATGCGCGATTTGAGATTATTATTCCGCCAGATGCTCTCCAGCGTGGACAGTGGCGTGAACATCGTGGCTTGCTCGCTGAGATTGTGGTAGCTCATCACACTGTTTACTACTCGAATGCTGTGCGACAGGCGGGGATCTGGGAGAAAAAGAATGTTCACAAGGTCGCCTTGCCTAAAAGCCGCATTACTCACCCGCTTGAGCATAACTGGTGACCCTTGGATAGTACAGCGGCAACACAAAGCTAGCCCGACTGTATTCGTCGTTCAGGTGCTCCATACACTTTCCGGCCAGCCCTCCAAAGCCATCGTCAATGTCAAAGATCACATGAAAGCCCTGCAGGCCGTCGCACTCCTCCACATACAAGCGGATGCGATCGCAGAACTCCTCGTTGAAGGCGACTTCCTGCCACAGTTCCGTTCCGGCGGAGTAGGAGCCCAGTGCTTGGACAGTCGGATCCCTGACCAACCCCGGCAAGACATTCAGGGTCCGTGGATGGTACCGGGCATAAAGAAAGTCCGCCCAACTGTTTGCAGTCTCCGCCAGCTGGTAGTTCTTTTCAGGCGCCACGGAATTTTTCAGCAAATCTCTCTGGTACTCGGAAAGTACAGCCGGCGGCTTCTCGTGCACGTCCAGACGCTGCGCGGATACCCCGCTCTCCTCCGCCTGCTGTCGAGCGTGCTGCAGTTCCTCGCCCGTGCCCAGCGGCAGCAGCTCCTCATCGCGTTGCACAAAGTTGCCGTACAGCTCGCCCGTGACCGGAAGGTGTCCCAGATTTCCGGCCAAGTCCACGGACAGAAGGCGCGGTGTGTAGGTGGTGCGATTGAGGGCATTCAGTCCCTCACGGTACAGAACATCATTGTTGGGCAGCTGCTCCTCGGCCACCTGGTCGCTTTCGTCTCCATACCTGAAGCTGGCCTCCTGGAAAAGCGGATTTTTGGTCATCTCCGGCAGGCAGGTGGGTGCTAAAACTTACCTGTTGGTTCCAGAAGTGGGCGCCCACATAATTCGCGTATGTTCCAAACTGGAAGGTCAAAATCTCCCGTGTATTGTTCATAACAGCCGGCGATAGTGACTAATTTGCATTGCGTTGCACGAAACCCGCGAAACTATCGTTTGCGCAGGGAACATCGATAAGTACACACATACATGTAGCTCCCTAATAGCCTGGTCACATCATGTAGCGTTACCTATCGAGTGAGCCAATAACCCGACTACTCCAAAAAAGTGTTCACACTGGGTTGATCCCATTTATCGGTTTATGTCAGGTGTTGTTTGATTTGATGTGAGTACGGAGGGCCAGCAATTGGTTTATTAATGATTTCCTCGCGGAGGTCTGCGACCGCGTTTAATCGCACGAATCAGAAATCTaccaattaaataaatttaaactaatttattaATGAAATGTGCAAATGCATTCGTACCTTCATCTTACGACAACAGACATTTTTTAGGTGGAGTtgtcataatttattttattcaattcctataaatacttaataatattaataagataaacttattttgtttaatcaatattaatttttttgaccaattcaTCTCGGTGACCAAGATCATCAAGGGGTGGTTAAACCGCCTAAACCCCCCTGTCATGACATTTTATAATTGCTGTGTCAGAACAGCtgtttgtatttatttgtCTAGTGACGGATCATCAACATTGGGCAAATATGTCGAACAATACGTTTAAGCACCAAACACCCGACAAAGACCCCACTTTTGCTCACCTCTAGTTGCCTATGCAAAACCTATGTACAAAAAACCAATAACCCCATAACTCCATAGCTCCGCCAAAGTGTTAGCAGGATTGAAAAAAATCGAAGTGAACTCCATATCTCAATAAATTCACCGTAGTGTGAACAGCGCCTAACATTTCAAGAGCTGAATACCCCATATGTAGCAGTAACTTAAACAACCAAAATCACGTGTAGAGCTAATTTATTCGACGGGCCGCACATCCGCACATGTATACGGACCGCCCTAGCTGTTCAGCACCAGGGAGAGGTAGCAGTTCCAGACGAGAGCGATGCACTGCACGTAGATCACCTGGTAGCCCAACGGCACAAAGCTAAAGTTGATCATCTGGGCGGCTGGCCAGAGCATGTAGTTCCGGACCAGGATGGTGGGGTAGCTGTCGAGGATGCGCTGCCGGATCCGTACGACGGGCTCGCCGTTGACAAGCGGCACCAGGAAAGACATGGCCAACGCGAAGGGGGGCACGAAGAGGGCTTGGTCGGCCAGCATCTTGACGGCCCCTCGGCGCATCGGAGTGAGGGTTTTGGGAACTCTCGACTCCAGAAATAGGTACCATCGCCGCAGAACCGGCCCCACGAACACCATACCAAGGGCACCGAATCTAAGGGTTCGCGCGGCATCCCAGTCGTCAAGCGGCTTCTTTTCGATGGCCAACTGGGCTATCGTATCGCCCAGACCCATTACCGCCGCCACTTTAAATCCTTCCTTCAGAAACACCTTGAGTCCCGTCATCGTTATCTGAATTCAGACcttaattaaatcaaattgGCAAATGGCAAATTTCAAACACTACTGAGAATTACCTATTCGCTGTGGTAAACATTGCGTGTGCATTTTTAAGGGTTGTCTATTGAACTCAAATGGGTCGTTGGGGCAACTCTAAACCAAATGTTACAGCTAAACCACATCGGTTTATGATATAATATGGATAATACCACTCATAACATTTCCGGCTTTTTGGCAGTGGAAACCAAGATAATTGTTATAATCCTGAAATTAACAGGTACGGAGTATCTGATTATAGGTATATTCTACTGATTTTAGCTTCTTGCGTCCTCCTCCTTTTCCCCTTCACGTCGTCGTCTGTGATAATTTTAACAACTTCTTTGTCCCTTGTTGCTCCATTTACAGGGATTTGCCCCTTGATGGATGCAGGTATCTTTTCGATTTATAGGGATTAACGATATATATAGTTCTGGATGATATAGTTCTGGActactttttgtttttcagcCACATCGTCTGAGTGGTCCTTGAAGTTGTTGACTTGAATTGTGGTCTGCGACTGGTGAGGACGAAACGCCGCACATCGTGCTTTTTTGTTTCAGTATTTAGGTGGTGGCCAGCAGGTTGCTACTGATCTTGTGGTAGTTAGCAGTGGGTATCATCCTGAGTTAACATCCGAGTTTTTCTAGTCCGCCCGGCGGAGGGATTTAGCAATCCCTTCGGGAACATTGTAGTACCGCAAGAACAAGGGATGACAATCGCGAAATTCCGCCTTAGGTGTCTGCTCCGTGGGACACTGCATCAGACCGGCTTCATGGATTTGTTCATCGAAGTTGTGAATGGCATAGGCGAAATATTCACGAGCCGTCACTCCTGGGACCAGCTTTCCCATTGCTCCTTGTCCAGAAACTGGCG includes these proteins:
- the LOC119557960 gene encoding mpv17-like protein, which produces MTGLKVFLKEGFKVAAVMGLGDTIAQLAIEKKPLDDWDAARTLRFGALGMVFVGPVLRRWYLFLESRVPKTLTPMRRGAVKMLADQALFVPPFALAMSFLVPLVNGEPVVRIRQRILDSYPTILVRNYMLWPAAQMINFSFVPLGYQVIYVQCIALVWNCYLSLVLNS
- the LOC119557819 gene encoding protein misato; amino-acid sequence: MNNTREILTFQFGTYANYVGAHFWNQQEASFRYGDESDQVAEEQLPNNDVLYREGLNALNRTTYTPRLLSVDLAGNLGHLPVTGELYGNFVQRDEELLPLGTGEELQHARQQAEESGVSAQRLDVHEKPPAVLSEYQRDLLKNSVAPEKNYQLAETANSWADFLYARYHPRTLNVLPGLVRDPTVQALGSYSAGTELWQEVAFNEEFCDRIRLYVEECDGLQGFHVIFDIDDGFGGLAGKCMEHLNDEYSRASFVLPLYYPRVTSYAQADPRLSHSIRVVNSVMSYHNLSEQATMFTPLSTLESIWRNNNLKSRILPGLQWQADNLYQTSALLAAFLDTATLGYRLRQTPESLLRFCERVSPSGRRMTAAGMALPFGLKEGQDLIEFLDQSGDHALLTQFTPGCEPGTSYVMQSVTARGIPANRLKRPREKAGQQQQMAAYGCDSVSHMLQLYYQCSYHGSISNAASTPLPLKTQLPFPYEMFRGNISSDGFQLLGGAERELGTRVDSAPILAALQNSTKLGEHLDNLHAQTHRVQLPKLKAYSNSGLERDDYETALDQLLEFRDLYTDSQYL